The genomic window TGATTTAATCTTTTCAAGTAATTCCATAAATTTTCCTTTTGGGCTGGCAAGCCTGCAAGCTATCAAGCTGGAAAGCGAGCAGGCTGGCAGGCTAACCAGCTGTTTAGTAAACTTCGTCATGACCGCCAATATCTATTAACAGGACTTCACTTTTACTCAAAAAACTAAAGCTTACCCGACAGTCGTATGTCACACTGAATGCCCAGAGGCCCTCAAGTTTTCCAGTTAATTTATGTGTTCTTAAATGTGGATTAAAAGGATTTTCCGAAAACAATTCCATTGCTTTCCAGAATTTCTTTTTAAGTTCATCGTTGTT from Syntrophales bacterium includes these protein-coding regions:
- a CDS encoding type II toxin-antitoxin system mRNA interferase toxin, RelE/StbE family; this translates as MIKVTWDQGFKKIYQKKVKNNDELKKKFWKAMELFSENPFNPHLRTHKLTGKLEGLWAFSVTYDCRVSFSFLSKSEVLLIDIGGHDEVY